The Verrucomicrobium spinosum DSM 4136 = JCM 18804 DNA segment CCTCAAGCCCCTGGCACCCACATCCGCCTCAGCCGACGCGCCTTCCCTTGCCAAGAAAGACGAAGCCGCAAAAGACAAAGCTGCACCTGAGCCGTCATCCGAACTCCCTGCAACCATCACCAAGGATGCCGAAAAGGCTCCTGCTGAAAAAGAAATCTCCGAAAGCAAAGACGCAAGCACCGCCACCGCGGAAACCAAAGACCAGCAAAAGGACGAGAAAAAAGAGAAGGACGTTCCTGAGATCAAGGTGGCGGGAGATGCTCCTGCCGAGAAGAAAGAGGGTGAAAAAAGCGCTGCCGAAAAGGCCCAGAAAACCGCCAGGGATTCTGATGAGAAAAAGGCGGAGCCAGATGCGCCGACTCCTTCCGGTCTTCCTAAACCTCCTGCCATTGCCAAGGCTGGGCTGAAGCCCTCCGCCCCCGGCTCAGACAAGACCGAGGACATCCCAGACAGCAAGTTGGCCGAGGGCACAGCAGACTCGTCCAAAGTTGAGAAACCCAGCTCTGCCCCAGCCCAGACCGAAGTCGCCCCAGCAGTCAAACAGCCCTCCTTTGTCAGCCGCCTCTTCCGAGGAATCACTGGCAGGGGCAAAAAGGACAAACAAGATCAGGCGACACCGCCTGTGGCGAAAGACGTCAAAACACCCGATCCTGTAAGCGCAGCAACACCTTTGCCAGCCGCCCCAGCGGTCACCGGGAAGGACAAGGGCCAAGACAAACCCAAGGAGGCCGCCAAGGAGAAGGACAAGACTCAGAGCTCACCACCGACCGCCAAATCTTCGGGCGGCTCTCTCGCCGCCGTGCTGGCCACGGAGTCCAGAGAAGTCAAAGCGACTTCGACCGACTCCGAGAAACCTGCCCTCCCCCCGACCAAACTGCCGCCACCACCCATCAGGCCAGTCAAGACCTTGCGCCCCAAGAACCCCGCGGCCCCTGCCACCACACTGGTGGCCAAGTTGCTAAGTGACACGGACGCAGACGATGGGGATGACGATATCGACGGGCCGGCGGCCATCACCGCGGTCGCCGCTCCTCCTCCTCCTTCTGATGAAAAGGAGAAAGGAAAGTTGGCCCCGCCTCCCGTAAACCCGGTTGTGGCTCCCGAGAAAACGGCAGAGCCAACGCCTGCTATTGCAGAGATCGCCCCTGCCTCTGCGGGCTCTCCGGCTCCAACGGTCAGCGAGCCTGTTTCCCAACCTGTTGAGGTCGAAACAACCCCGACTCCTGCGGAGGAGAAACCAGCCCGGGCAAAAACCGAACCGGACGCTCCAAAGCCCCCCCCCGCAGACACCCCCTCTGTGGTTGAGCTTGCTCCTAAATCGGAAGTCTCCGCCAAGACTGAACCTGAGCCCGCCGTGCCCGCCTTCGACGCAAGCAAGTCGCTGGAGGACATTGCCCGTGAGGTCAACGCAAAGCTCTCCGCCTTTCCGAAAATCCCGGAACGTACGGTTGCCCTGCCCGAGACCAAAGAGCCGGTCGCAGCACCGCCCCCCATCACTCCACCTCAGACCCGTCTGGAAGGCACCCGCGGTTTCATCGTCCCCAACCTGGCACCTGCGCCGCCATTGCCCGCCGAGGGACCCGCCAGCGGGCCAGCCCCTGCCCCTAATCCTGCGCCAGCACCCGCGGCGGTTAAAGCTACCGCGTCTCTGGCGGACACAGAGGCCTCTGAAAAGGGCAAGTCCTCACGCAAGGGGGACCCAAGCCAGCCGGAAAAAAAGGAGCCAGAGACCCCGGGCTCACCTGAGGCGGCTGTTCCCGCGGATCGCAAAGCCCCGCCCCAAGCTTGAACATGACCAAAGAACGCTTCGAGGAAATTTCGCAGCAAGGCGGATACGTCAACCTGAGCGCCCGGTCCAAGTGGCTCCTCCGTGGAGCCGACCGGGTGCGCTACCTGAACGGGCAGGTGACCAACAACGTCAGGGCCGCCACTGAAACCCGGTCCGTCTATGCCTGCGTGACCAATCTCAAAGGCCG contains these protein-coding regions:
- a CDS encoding NAD(P)-binding domain-containing protein yields the protein MFGSKNNSVGVIGLGIIGSRVAERLRNADFNVYVWNRSIKPEPNFMASPAEVAEVAQVIQIFVRDAEALVAVMEDMKTALTPDHVVLCHSTVNSWGIRRAVAIADSVGAAFLDAPFTGSKTAAEKGQLVYYIGGDQAPLDRARKVLETSGKKIITLGKAGDATVLKIATNLISAAVIEALAEAMAITKAEGIDVSKLQEALADNANSSALLTMKLPTMAARSYAPHFSLKNMLKDARYAQAIADEKGLALPVLNASALAMDRGVRSGQGEFDYSVVLENFAPMLRAVEERAARFKAKEAAAVPPPTPVEAAPVEPTPVEPTPAEPTPAEPTPAEPTPAEPTPAEPTPAEPTPAEPTPAEPTPAEPTPAEPTPAEPTPAAETPPLETEKKKAEADAVKTEEAGKVTPPADAAAEKPKESPLKPLAPTSASADAPSLAKKDEAAKDKAAPEPSSELPATITKDAEKAPAEKEISESKDASTATAETKDQQKDEKKEKDVPEIKVAGDAPAEKKEGEKSAAEKAQKTARDSDEKKAEPDAPTPSGLPKPPAIAKAGLKPSAPGSDKTEDIPDSKLAEGTADSSKVEKPSSAPAQTEVAPAVKQPSFVSRLFRGITGRGKKDKQDQATPPVAKDVKTPDPVSAATPLPAAPAVTGKDKGQDKPKEAAKEKDKTQSSPPTAKSSGGSLAAVLATESREVKATSTDSEKPALPPTKLPPPPIRPVKTLRPKNPAAPATTLVAKLLSDTDADDGDDDIDGPAAITAVAAPPPPSDEKEKGKLAPPPVNPVVAPEKTAEPTPAIAEIAPASAGSPAPTVSEPVSQPVEVETTPTPAEEKPARAKTEPDAPKPPPADTPSVVELAPKSEVSAKTEPEPAVPAFDASKSLEDIAREVNAKLSAFPKIPERTVALPETKEPVAAPPPITPPQTRLEGTRGFIVPNLAPAPPLPAEGPASGPAPAPNPAPAPAAVKATASLADTEASEKGKSSRKGDPSQPEKKEPETPGSPEAAVPADRKAPPQA